One genomic segment of Ictalurus punctatus breed USDA103 chromosome 12, Coco_2.0, whole genome shotgun sequence includes these proteins:
- the xirp2a gene encoding xin actin-binding repeat-containing protein 2 isoform X3, translated as MKQAREHREMDRKSSSEEVKGSSSSTRRLTDQRSKGSSENQVSNQSEEMSDSAGSIGILLGDPEGEVETVPLKERLALYQAAVSKEEKSPASVVMEDSEACSLPGGLASVKKQFESQKVSSSSSSQSTVTQYHYQQRQEVMSSSETSVKSSVSESHNVKMSQDQKIKQNVASSFEDHFDEKVVVIGDQELPKISTQALKQQHEKNIEEATPSKHIKIDLDYNQFQWAPVNVSSKVATGCSSESVTKTMKTMSSSSASSSAHYETTELFPPPPPTADLLQVPFEVPERCTTPQPPDQHVIQKYPISKEQYSKQRNLYELKRLYKHIHPEVRKNLERDFITEMEHSHMDSDEEVSGDVQQARYVFENNGSSPGKCMSPEREYMEWDEILKGEVQSMRWMFENKPLDTIKDDTPDENESRNIVQQEIIAGKDVKYTTWMFETQPIDALGTETPDSIEHSRKQTDLARGDVRTATWLFETQPLDYMNKIYQEDDEEEQVVYTKDIAGGDVKTARYLFETQHLDSLGHTETIDESHFLQLKSELEEIKGEVKTTTKMFETQPMCVIRGDSGEMLEITTVRREETEKGDVKTSRWLFETQPLDMISKDPTKVKIICGVSMEENYQGGVNRGRWLFETKTLDQIKDEELENTKTQKEEIIGADVRRHCMVFETQPMDTLKDNTNERPSEPEEIIGGDVTSARHLFETVPMENLKDLPEVGKLEKVVASEEEKGDVRHQRWLFESKPLEQIREDKKEITRTVKLQELDKGDVINCKEIFETMDLSKCTDTHKIAVEGVTSGSVKSNKVLFESTPLYAVQDSSGHYHEVKTVRREEIVKGDVRSCKWMFETRPIDQFDDSINKFQIIKGISKQEIESGDVKTAKWLFETQPLDGIKYFSNMEEEDNRKNEATEIQRGDVKTCRWLFETQPMDELYEKAEVKTEDTTEIQKGDVKTCTWLFETQTLDSIKDESETILKTCTVNQEDVQGKDVRLARFLFETENLENIRGGEDQSNFKRVTQINIQSGDVSRMKYIFENQAPDIMTSTSEETMQKLKSRQTEDIQKGNVVNCTWMFENQPIDAIKEYAEESKAVRTVTDVQGGNVDKGRFIFETYSLDKIQEDSSETEINKFQSIIREEIEKGDVKNYTMMFETQPLYAIRDKEGHFHEVTTVTKEEVLRGDVIGARWLFETKPLDSIRDTDEVYLIKAVTEEDIQKGDVSTARWRFETQPLDEITEDMKVTLKTVADIQGGDVKTNMQRFENDDMSQKCVRTVSVSEIQKGDVRSSTWMFETHTIDKIRGEGSEFDDMEKVTREEVLKGDVKQSVWLFEKEPLDRIKDSDGTEIEISREEIPKADVKTTTWLFETTPLTEFNETNVERTEIIGKSVKETLEELYSQKIVDSQGIIIEADEIGDVRMAKYKLQNQETPEIQREEVIRGDLNNIMMNLLNRRETTERAITIDAEERGSINATVKQLFNQDRDVNIEKEEIVRGDIQEAINNLLKKDGTAKHGILIQEDEKGDVRMTIYSLLNKEEESGLVKEDIVKGNVRGTLHRLLYNGDAKDQSSKIQISDSERGNVSFYSTCIESGALDYLRQLQLGSDETYNETAKEMIIGGDVEHTKLILRNNNHAIGRTVAEDDIVPGDVHNTVQVFMTEPVLSLHNVEKEEIVKGDLRAALDSLTQAVNQHKVVEKEEVVKGNINTTLRSLEEAQNQLKEMEKPEIVRGDIRGALESLERSTTAKNEVIIEDVVAGDIKGTLKSLEEAKQAVKEVEKEEVVRGDIQAALLNLQEASTEKKLIQHQVSEQGDVKGTIQLLLEPVSSPPMQRRASTEGDVKMSIKSLYEQEQTQIEKEEVMKGDVHGTIKCLMKKKEQSSHKSKTNPSSRIKTSKSISVYTQEEACECPATPRAEPSNPPPSKNMPKRIETGVGTQKQAEVKSDQSQIFTQEQSSETNHMTSIGQSESSQFSRKIHVKEQQLKQKQNPGSVIITKRVGKQAGEKKDQSAAVCSAKCDTKETKQTTQTTKQTQEIKTVTQVQTKVTTEHTTSTQKNTKNLKSEQNVKSLKTEQNIKSLNCNLNPKGMIKKKSPPEIHFPPPPTSPPPPSESEFSLPPPPSPVTEPSISPRPDLAMRQDSDPSLPPPPPPPAIEAEAEFFPPPQQDFLPPPPSQQELNSVTQPNPGKPKGRPLFKVPKPEPPKQSDPPKAKWQKKQTAPAPPPSPPQPSVLEQKGKEAKHITTVTETKTRVKKHDEKSPEMPLPPVTELPSTIPVHTSKPEEPPRPKKVFIPPIKLPAPPEPATDPKPRPYASKFKTPLMLAEERYRKQRDDSEKSKTGSTPTSPPENIQIHDLDVVYTDADLTTEKLAQSQITLETQQVHPSELEPVTVPKGPVTGIQAQPQPLQKVPPTFQLSKPSFPKLGKKTAVTTDKKQVTQSTAEIKVQPASQIPPLPATEHHEHVKPSSHTTTSMQTITQVQSTQQISANVQCQPTNSIKAEETVTVETKKALPQPTKIPKVTPSFKVKTFKMPNQENLEEKKESTQKEQTTISHVCADQSCYKMEKQEQVDQITKDTKQEIDLKKAKQKPKKQLPAVAPKSSVVMHHILPAMSTEGHLQGSGQTTVVQSQQAIREEHVLVHEEKVVSHSSVQQQNIQQKGKFQIKKQIRGSEMSVGEVEATKQHPQKESCQMEIKETAVETSDIQKYEEMQKLLSHIKVMQESGGKMDARSVKIMLSMIPEWLLGAAEKVELSRAQYNKQKLQEIIVYVRNLAQMKLTFLEANLAALEKTQSKPVEEKKAVGGTTQKISKISIGSAKLESQKKIMEKTVQDIKNTDFKTMPPELRMRTPSPTYICIETARRTDSPLLVTPSPPPYRSGATPTPPPRWSETSTNISRATPSPTISRSEKLAKLRDTTAKLSHGASPLPIALPEQVIMQGEMEESHLSSHQEISFETHMMESSMLQSSMEASADSMMSVKDKKEFFEEAQRAETNRHYLRKDPIDIPVRLGPEEDNETEIPIDLHDKMKEDMPKVDLSRLVNRFESPKPKVYIRKHPIVIPERLGSDTEDTEHEPEKKPSQVEEMPSYDIKALKNVFEMGDQAHQYLKEDRKNIEMQEELAKPTGFSETKSVTEHYSTVDEFGNTLVGSRSQNSSHSQSVTTRRDPPTYADVVRGKVQVLDVPPEASAEQLLKNFQQSWADSENVFKNLGFSALEQHTSQSVSHQQHTVITENKGARQRTLSGMSEEGVSHGVSHSRQTKLS; from the exons GAAGTGAAAGGCTCGTCCTCATCCACTCGCAGGCTCACAGATCAAAGGAGCAAGGGATCATCGGAGAACCAGGTGTCCAATCAGAGTGAAGAGATGAGTGACT CTGCAGGCAGCATAGGCATTTTATTAGGAGACCCTGAAGGTGAAGTCGAGACCGTCCCTCTGAAAGAACGACTGGCCTTGTACCAGGCTGCCGTCAGCAAGGAGGAGAAAAGCCCTGCTAGtgtg gTCATGGAAGACTCTGAAGCATGCTCTCTGCCAGGTGGGCTTGCCAGTGTGAAGAAACAGTTTGAGAGTCAGAAAGTCAGCTCCTCGTCCTCGTCGCAAAGCACTGTCACACAATACCACTACCAGCAGAGACAG GAGGTGATGAGCTCATCTGAAACGAGTGTGAAGAGtagtgtgagtgagagtcacAACGTCAAG ATGTCACAGGATCAAAAAATTAAGCAGAATGTAGCATCTAGCTTTGAGGACCATTTTGATGAAAAAG TGGTGGTGATTGGAGATCAGGAGCTACCTAAAATCTCCACCCAAGCACTAAAACAGCAGCATGAAAAAAACATAGAAGAAGCCACTCCAAGCAAGCACATCAAG ATTGATCTTGATTACAACCAGTTTCAGTGGGCACCAGTTAATGTGTCATCCAAAGTTGCAACAGGATGTAGTTCTGAGTCTGTTACCAAAACTATGAAGACGATGTCCTCTAGCTCTGCCTCTTCATCTGCCCATTATGAAACCACTGAGCTAtttcctccaccaccaccaactGCTGACCTCCTTCAGGTCCCTTTTGAAGTCCCAGAACGCTGTACTACTCCCCAGCCACCTGATCAACATGTTATCCAAAAATATCCAATCAGCAAGGAGCAGTATTCCAAGCAAAGGAACCTCTATGAGCTGAAACGCTTGTACAAGCATATCCACCCAGAGGTGCGCAAAAACCTGGAACGGGACTTCATTACTGAAATGGAGCACTCTCATATGGACAGTGATGAGGAAGTTAGTGGTGATGTGCAGCAAGCACGCTATGTGTTTGAAAACAATGGCAGCAGTCCTGGGAAATGTATGAGCCCGGAAAGAGAGTATATGGAATGGGATGAGATTCTGAAAGGTGAGGTGCAGTCTATGCGTTGGATGTTTGAGAACAAGCCACTTGACACCATCAAAGATGACACACCAGATGAGAATGAAAGCAGAAACATTGTGCAGCAGGAAATCATTGCTGGGAAAGATGTTAAATATACAACTTGGATGTTTGAAACACAACCTATTGATGCTCTTGGTACAGAAACTCCTGACTCAATAGAGCATAGTAGAAAACAAACAGATCTAGCAAGAGGAGATGTGCGAACTGCAACCTGGttatttgagacacagcctctggattatatgaataaaatttaccaagaggatgatgaagaggagcAGGTGGTGTATACCAAAGACATTGCAGGAGGAGATGTAAAAACTGCCAGATACTTGTTTGAAACTCAGCATCTTGATTCCCTTGGCCATACTGAGACAATTGACGAGTCACACTTCCTACAATTGAAGTCAGAACTGGAAGAGATTAAAGGTGAAGTCAAAACtacaacaaaaatgtttgagacACAACCTATGTGTGTCATTCGGGGAGATTCTGGTGAGATGTTGGAGATTACAACTGTGCGACGTGAAGAAACCGAAAAAGGTGATGTAAAAACATCCCGTTGGCTTTTTGAAACCCAGCCTCTGGATATGATTAGCAAAGACCCAACTAAAGTTAAGATCATTTGTGGAGTGTCCATGGAAGAAAACTATCAGGGTGGGGTGAATCGGGGTAGGTGGTTATTTGAGACAAAGACCTTGGATCAAATCAAAGACGAAGAATTGGAAAACACCAAAACTCAAAAGGAGGAGATAATAGGAGCAGATGTTAGAAGACATTGTATGGTCTTTGAGACACAGCCCATGGATACTTTAAAAGATAATACCAATGAGAGGCCATCTGAACCAGAGGAGATCATTGGGGGTGATGTAACATCAGCTAGGCATTTGTTTGAGACTGTGCCAATGGAAAATCTGAAGGACTTGCCTGAAGTTGGAAAACTAGAAAAGGTTGTTGCATCGGAAGAGGAGAAAGGTGATGTGAGGCATCAGAGGTGGCTATTTGAGAGTAAGCCTCTTGAGCAAATTAGAGAGGACAAAAAAGAAATCACACGAACGGTTAAGCTTCAGGAGTTAGACAAGGGTGATGTCATCAACTGCAAAGAGATATTTGAGACCATGGATCTAAGCAAGTGCACAGATACACATAAGATAGCAGTGGAAGGTGTCACAAGTGGATCAGTGAAATCAAACAAAGTGCTCTTTGAATCCACACCCTTGTATGCCGTACAGGACAGCTCAGGACATTACCATGAAGTCAAAACAGTACGACGTGAAGAAATTGTTAAGGGCGATGTACGAAGCTGCAAGTGGATGTTTGAGACTCGTCCAATTGACCAGTTTGATGACAGTATAAACAAATTCCAGATTATCAAGGGAATTTCAAAACAGGAGATTGAATCAGGGGATGTTAAAACAGCCAAGTGGTTGTTTGAAACTCAGCCCCTTGATGGGATCAAATATTTCAGTAACATGGAAGAAGAGGACAACAGAAAGAACGAGGCCACTGAGATCCAAAGAGGTGATGTCAAGACTTGTAGATGGCTGTTTGAGACTCAGCCGATGGATGAGCTGTATGAAAAAGCTGAGGTAAAAACAGAAGACACCACAGAGATCCAGAAGGGTGATGTTAAAACCTGTACCTGGCTTTTCGAGACCCAAACCCTTGACAGTATCAAAGATGAATCTGAGACTATTTTAAAAACTTGTACAGTCAATCAAGAGGATGTACAAGGCAAGGATGTGCGTCTGGCCCGCTTTCTCTTTGAAACTGAAAACTTGGAGAATATCAGAGGTGGTGAGGATCAAAGTAACTTTAAACGAGTCACACAGATCAATATCCAGTCTGGAGATGTATCGAGGATGAAGTATATATTTGAGAACCAGGCACCTGACATCATGACCTCCACTTCTGAGGAGACCATGCAGAAACTGAAGTCTCGTCAGACTGAGGATATCCAGAAAGGAAATGTTGTCAACTGCACCTGGATGTTTGAAAATCAACCAATTGATGCCATCAAGGAGTATGCTGAAGAATCCAAAGCGGTGCGTACAGTTACAGATGTTCAAGGAGGGAATGTTGACAAAGGtcgttttatttttgaaacatattcCCTGGATAAGATTCAAGAAGATTCTTCAGAGACAGAGATCAACAAATTTCAGAGCATCATACGAGAGGAAATTGAAAAAGGAGATGTGAAAAACTACACCATGATGTTTGAGACCCAGCCATTGTATGCTATTCGAGACAAAGAAGGACACTTTCATGAAGTTACTACAGTCACCAAAGAAGAAGTTCTGAGAGGTGATGTCATCGGGGCAAGATGGTTGTTTGAGACAAAGCCACTAGACTCAATAAGAGACACAGATGAGGTTTATCTCATCAAAGCTGTTACTGAGGAAGATATACAGAAAGGCGATGTTAGCACAGCAAGGTGGAGGTTTGAAACACAACCCCTTGATGAAATTACTGAGGATATGAAGGTTACTCTAAAGACAGTTGCAGATATTCAGGGTGGAGATGTTAAAACAAACATGCAGCGCTTTGAAAATGATGACATGTCTCAAAAATGTGTGAGAACTGTTAGTGTAAGTGAAATACAAAAAGGTGATGTGAGAAGTTCCACATGGATGTTTGAAACGCATACAATTGACAAGATCCGCGGAGAGGGTTCCGAGTTCGACGATATGGAAAAAGTAACACGAGAGGAAGTGCTGAAGGGTGATGTTAAACAGTCAGTGTGGCTTTTTGAAAAAGAACCCCTTGATCGCATCAAGGACAGTGATGGAACAGAAATCGAGATTTCTCGTGAGGAAATTCCCAAAGCTGACGTCAAGACAACAACATGGCTTTTTGAAACTACACCACTGACTGAGTTTAATGAGACCAATGTGGAGAGGACAGAGATCATCGGTAAAAGTGTCAAGGAGACATTAGAGGAACTTTACAGTCAGAAAATAGTTGACTCCCAGGGTATAATTATAGAAGCAGATGAGATTGGTGATGTTAGAATGGCCAAGTACAAACTGCAGAATCAGGAGACTCCAGAGATCCAGAGAGAGGAGGTTATTCGAGGAGACCTAAATAACATCATGATGAACCTGCTCAATAGACGTGAGACAACAGAGAGAGCCATCACCATTGATGCAGAAGAGAGGGGAAGTATCAACGCAACTGTCAAACAGCTCTTTAATCAAGATAGGGATGTTAATATTGAGAAGGAAGAGATCGTTAGAGGAGACATACAAGAAGCGATCAACAACCTGCTGAAGAAGGACGGAACAGCAAAACATGGTATTTTAATTCAGGAAGATGAGAAAGGAGATGTGAGGATGACTATATACTCCCTGTTGAACAAGGAAGAAGAAAGTGGACTTGTAAAAGAGGACATTGTTAAAGGAAATGTCCGTGGGACTCTGCATAGGCTATTGTACAACGGTGATGCCAAAGACCAGTCTTCTAAAATACAAATAAGTGATTCAGAGAGAGGTAATGTGAGTTTCTATTCAACTTGTATCGAGTCTGGAGCACTGGACTACCTTAGACAACTTCAGTTAGGATCAGATGAAACATATAACGAAACAGCTAAAGAAATGATTATTGGAGGTGATGTGGAGCATACTAAATTGATCCTGAGGAACAATAATCATGCAATTGGACGAACTGTAGCTGAAGATGATATTGTTCCTGGGGATGTTCACAACACAGTGCAAGTTTTTATGACGGAACCAGTCCTGTCTTTGCACAATGTTGAGAAGGAGGAGATTGTAAAGGGAGACTTGAGAGCAGCACTTGACTCACTTACACAAGCAGTGAATCAGCacaaagttgttgaaaaagagGAGGTGGTCAAAGGCAACATCAACACCACACTCAGATCTTTGGAAGAAGCGCAGAACCAACTCAAAGAAATGGAGAAACCTGAGATTGTCCGTGGGGACATCAGGGGAGCCCTTGAAAGTCTTGAACGTTCAACCACTGCTAAGAATGAAGTCATTATTGAGGATGTAGTGGCTGGTGATATTAAGGGAACTTTAAAATCCCTTGAAGAGGCAAAGCAGGCAGTAAAAGAGGTTGAGAAAGAGGAAGTTGTTAGAGGTGACATCCAGGCAGCTTTACTGAATTTACAGGAAGCATCAACTGAGAAGAAACTCATCCAGCATCAAGTGAGTGAACAGGGTGATGTAAAGGGCACCATCCAGCTCCTACTGGAACCAGTATCCTCACCTCCTATGCAAAGAAGAGCTAGCACAGAAGGTGAtgttaaaatgtcaataaaatctCTTTATGAGCAGGAACAAACCCAGATAGAGAAGGAGGAGGTGATGAAGGGAGATGTTCATGGGACCATCAAATGTCTTatgaagaagaaagaacaaTCAAGTCataaatcaaaaacaaatcCTTCCAGTAGAATTAAAACTTCCAAAAGTATTTCAGTGTATACTCAAGAAGAGGCTTGTGAATGCCCTGCTACACCCAGGGCTGAGCCTTCCAATCCACCCCCTTCAAAAAATATGCCCAAGAGAATTGAAACAGGTGTAGGTACACAAAAGCAAGCAGAGGTGAAATCTGATCAAAGTCAGATCTTCACTCAAGAGCAAAGTTCTGAAACCAATCATATGACATCAATCGGCCAGTCAGAATCATCCCAGTTCTCACGTAAGATACATGTAAAAGAGCAGCAgctaaaacaaaagcaaaacccTGGTTCTGTAATCATAACAAAACGTGTGGGAAAACAGGCAGGTGAGAAAAAAGATCAAAGTGCAGCTGTGTGCTCTGCTAAGTGTGACACGaaagagacaaaacaaacaactcaaACCACAAAGCAAACACAAGAAATAAAGACAGTCACACAGGTTCAGACCAAGGTAACAACAGAGCACACCACCAGTACACAAAAGAACACCAAGAATTTaaaatcagaacaaaatgtgAAGAGTCTAAAGACTGAGCAGAACATCAAGAGTCTGAATTGCAACTTGAATCCAAAGGGAATGATCAAAAAGAAATCCCCACCAGAAATTCACTTCCCCCCTCCTCCAACATCTCCTCCGCCACCTTCTGAGTCTGagttctctcttcctcctcctccatctccagtCACAGAGCCTTCCATCTCTCCTCGTCCTGATCTGGCCATGAGGCAGGATAGCGATCCTTCCcttccaccaccacctcctccacctgccATTGAAGCGGAAGCTGAATTCTTTCCCCCACCTCAACAAGACTTCCTCCCACCTCCTCCATCACAACAAGAACTCAACTCAGTGACCCAGCCAAATCCTGGAAAGCCAAAGGGCCGTCCTCTATTCAAAGTGCCTAAGCCTGAGCCTCCTAAGCAGTCAGATCCACCCAAGGCTAAGTGGCAGAAAAAACAAACTGCTCCTGCTCCCCCACCATCTCCTCCACAACCTTCTGTGCTCGAACAGAAGGGAAAAGAAGCTAAACATATTACTACAGtcacagaaaccaaaacaaggGTGAAAAAGCATGATGAAAAGTCACCCGAGATGCCACTTCCACCAGTCACTGAACTTCCCTCAACAATCCCAGTGCACACATCAAAGCCCGAGGAACCCCCTCGACctaaaaaagtatttattccTCCAATTAAACTTCCAGCACCCCCAGAGCCTGCTACTGATCCAAAGCCCAGACCTTATGCAAGTAAATTCAAAACACCACTCATGCTGGCAGAAGAAAGATACCGCAAACAAAGAGATGATTCTGAGAAGAGTAAGACAGGGTCTACTCCAACATCTCCTCCTGAAAACATTCAGATTCATGACTTAGATGTGGTGTATACTGATGCAGATTTGACCACAGAGAAACTTGCGCAGTCACAAATTACACTTGAAACACAGCAGGTACATCCTAGTGAATTAGAGCCAGTCACAGTGCCCAAAGGGCCAGTCACAGGAATACAGGCTCAGCCCCAACCCCTGCAAAAGGTCCCTCCAACCTTTCAGTTGAGTAAACCTTCCTTTCCCAAATTAGGTAAGAAAACTGCTGTTACTACAGATAAAAAGCAAGTCACCCAATCTACAGCTGAAATCAAAGTTCAGCCAGCATCACAAATCCCTCCTTTACCAGCAACCGAGCACCATGAACATGTAAAGCCAAGTTCTCACACAACTACATCTATGCAAACCATTACCCAAGTTCAATCTACACAGCAAATCTCAGCAAATGTTCAGTGTCAACCTACTAACTCTATAAAAGCTGAAGAAACCGTAACTGTAGAAACAAAGAAGGCTCTCCCACAGCCTACAAAGATTCCAAAAGTGACCCCAAGCTTCAAAGTTAAAACATTTAAGATGCCCAATCAAGAGAATttagaagaaaagaaggaaTCAACCCAGAAAGAGCAAACAACTATATCTCATGTCTGTGCAGATCAGAGTTGCTACAAAATGGAAAAGCAAGAGCAAGTAGACCAAATTACCAAGGACACAAAGCAGGAAATAGATCTGAAAAAAGCCAAACAAAAGCCAAAAAAGCAGCTGCCTGCTGTGGCACCAAAATCATCAGTTGTGATGCATCATATTCTACCAGCCATGTCCACGGAGGGTCATCTGCAAGGGTCCGGACAAACCACAGTTGTTCAGTCTCAGCAGGCTATTAGGGAGGAACATGTACTGGTACACGAAGAGAAGGTGGTCAGTCACAGCTCAGTTCAGCAGCAAAATATTCAACAAAAGGGAAAATTTCAGATCAAGAAACAAATAAGGGGTTCTGAAATGTCTGTAGGTGAGGTGGAGGCCACTAAACAGCACCCACAAAAAGAGTCCTGCCAGATGGAGATTAAGGAAACTGCAGTCGAGACCTCAGATATCCAGAAGTATGAGGAGATGCAAAAATTGCTGAGTCATATCAAGGTGATGCAGGAATCAGGGGGGAAAATGGATGCCAGGTCAGTCAAAATAATGTTGAGTATGATCCCAGAATGGTTGCTAGGAGCTGCCGAAAAGGTAGAACTAAGCCGTGCACAATACAATAAGCAAAAACTTCAGGAGATCATTGTGTATGTGAGGAACCTTGCTCAAATGAAACTTACTTTCTTAGAGGCAAATTTGGCTGCACTGGAAAAGACACAGTCTAAGCCAGTAGAGGAGAAGAAAGCTGTTGGTGGCACAACACAGAAAATATCAAAAATAAGCATTGGTTCAGCTAAATTGGAATCtcagaaaaaaattatggaGAAGACTGTTCaagacattaaaaatacagatttcaAAACAATGCCTCCAGAGCTTAGAATGAGAACGCCATCTCCCACATATATTTGCATTGAGACCGCCAGAAGGACAGACTCTCCTCTGCTAGTCACCCCCTCGCCTCCACCATACAGATCAGGTGCTACCCCAACACCCCCACCACGTTGGTCTGAAACCTCCACAAATATTAGCCGAGCTACACCCTCTCCAACTATTAGTCGCTCAGAGAAGCTAGCCAAACTAAGAGACACAACTGCCAAGCTCTCTCATGGTGCATCCCCTCTTCCAATCGCTTTGCCCGAGCAAGTCATTATGCAAGGTGAAATGGAGGAATCTCATTTGTCCAGCCACCAGGAGATCAGTTTTGAGACCCACATGATGGAGTCATCAATGCTGCAGTCATCCATGGAGGCCAGTGCAGACTCCATGATGAGTGTAAAAGACAAGAAAGAGTTTTTTGAGGAGGCTCAGAGGGCAGAAACAAACCGCCACTATTTGCGGAAGGATCCCATTGATATCCCAGTACGACTGGGGCCAGAAGAGGACAACGAGACAGAGATCCCTATTGACTTGCATGACAAAATGAAAGAGGACATGCCCAAGGTAGACCTGTCCAGACTTGTCAATAGATTTGAGTCCCCAAAGCCCAAAGTGTATATAAGGAAGCATCCAATTGTTATTCCTGAGAGACTTGGTAGTGATACTGAGGATACAGAGCATGAACCAGAGAAAAAACCTTCCCAGGTGGAAGAGATGCCATCCTATGATATCAAGGCCCTGAAGAATGTGTTTGAAATGGGTGACCAGGCCCACCAATATCTCAAAGAGGACAGAAAGAACATTGAGATGCAGGAGGAATTGGCGAAACCCACAGGTTTCTCTGAGACAAAGTCTGTTACAGAGCATTACTCAACCGTGGATGAGTTTGGTAACACATTGGTGGGGTCAAGGAGCCAGAATAGCTCTCATTCTCAGAGTGTAACCACACGTCGTGATCCACCAACATATGCTGATGTGGTACGAGGGAAGGTTCAGGTCCTAGATGTCCCACCTGAGGCTTCAGCAGAACAACTTCTGAAGAATTTCCAGCAGTCCTGGGCagacagtgaaaatgttttcaagAACCTGGGATTCAGTGCCTTGGAACAGCATACCTCTCAGAGTGTATCACATCAACAACACACTGTCATCACCG AAAATAAGGGTGCCAGACAACGAACTTTGTCGGGTATGTCGGAAGAGGGTGTATCCCATGGAGTGTCTCATAGCAGACAAACAAAACTTTCATAA